Within Sulfurimonas sp., the genomic segment CCCTAAGTTTGCCATAATAAGAAACAGAACCAAAATCGCAAAACCAAAAGGCAGAGCGATAAAAGCATTTAAGAGCGACAAAGCAAGAACCAATCCAAAAAACAGATAAAGCGATTTTACGCCGCCGAATCTATCGGCAATCGCACCGCCTACCGGACGAAGAATAGCTCCTGCGAAGATACACAGTGCACCGAAGTAACCTGCTATTACTTTAACATTCGACTCATTTAAGATATCTACTCCAAAAGCACTCATATCAGTTTGATAGGTGTTCATAAGATAAACTTTCATATATCCTGCAAAACCGACAAATCCGCCGAAGCTTACCGCATAAAAGAGGTTAAACCACCAAGTGTCCCTGTCTTGAAGCAGTTTGCCGTAATCCCTTAATTTTTTTGGACGGGGTGTGTAAACTTCCGCGGGAGCATCTTTTGCCATAAAAATATATGCTACAAAAATGATAGTCGATAAAACCGCGCCGACTAAAAATACGGCTTCCCATCCCCAGATTTCGGCAATTTTGGGTGCAAATAAAAAGTCGATTACCACCCCTATGTTTCCTGCTCCCGCAATTCCCAAAACGGTACCTTGAAGTTTAGGCGGATACCATTGACCGGCCTGCGGAAGAGCTACCGCAAATGATGCGCCGGCAAAACCAAGCCCGACAGCCACGGCTAATAGCTCTTCATAAGTGATGCTTGCACCTTTAAAATAAGCATAAAAAAGAACTGAAATAACAAGAAGCTGAGAAGCAAGTGCGGTTTTTTTAGCACCGAATTTATCGACACCGAACCCTAAAACTATGCGAAGAATCGCTCCTGCTAAAACGGGAATGGAAAGAAGCGTAGCCTTTTGCGATTCGCTTATGATAAATCCGCCGACTGCCAAAGCCTCCGCAATCTCACTGGATAACGGTCCAAGCATGGTCCAGACCATAAAACTAAAATCAAAGTATAAAAATGCCGCTAAAAGTGTAGGCCAATGCCCTTGTCCTCTTAATGCGCTAAAACCTGCCATAATAACCTCCTCAAATTGATAGTAAAATTATAATGACAAATTGTAGCCATTATTTTAAATAGGTGCTTAAAAAATAATCAATTCATAAAATAATTTATGTTTAAAAAACAGTCATTTGATATTGTGCAAATCTTAATCACTAACTCTCCTTTAAAAATATTTATTTTAGCGTATAATTTTTTTCATTAAACTTCTTTCATAAACTAGATCCTGAATCAAGTTCAGGATGACGGAAGAAAATGAAAATCTCGTCATTCCAAACTTGTACCACAAGGTATTTCCTTCGGTCATTTGGAATCTAATTTCTTGGTTATGAATTATATTCAATTTTTGGAGAAACATGATGATTAAGTCAGTGTGTGGATATTGCGGTGTCGGTTGCGGAGTTGAGTACGGTAGCGGTAAACTTAGCGGAAATGCATCATACCCTGTAAACAAAGGAAATCTTTGTTTAAAAGGTGCGTCGCAACTCTCTAGTATGGGTCTATCTTCAAGACTCACGACACCGCTTTTGCGTAAAAATATAAATGATGAGTTTAAGCTCTCTTCATATAAAGAGTGTATATCTGCAATCGCACAAAAAATCAAACAAACTCCTAAAGAAAAAGTAGCATTTTATCTCTCGGGACAGCTTTTAACGGAAGATTACTATATAGCAAACAAGCTGGGAAAAGGCTTCATCGGTACAAACAGCGTGGATACAAACAGCCGTACCTGTATGTCAAGTGCCGTTGTAGGATATAAAAAATCCATCGGTGCGGATTTTGTTCCGCTTAGAATGGATGATATTTTTAAGGCTAATTTACTTATTTTAGCCGGAGCAAATACGGCGGAGTCGCATGTGATTTTTCACAATAAAATAAAAAAAGCAAAAAAAGAGGGGCTAAAGGTCGTTGTAGCAGACCCGAGATTTACCGATACCGCAAAAAGTGCAGATATGTATCTGCCTATAAAAGCGGGAGGCGATATCGACTTTTTTAACCTTATCTCTAAGAGACTGATAGAAGAGGAATTGTACGACAAAGAGTTTGTTCAAAATCATATAAACGGTTTTGAAGCGCTAAAGAACGGACTAAACTCTCTTAAGAGCGAAGAGATGCTCAAGGGATGCGGACTGACTTATGAGCAGTTTGAGGAGTTTTTTTTACTTTACAAAGAGAGCCAAAACATCATTACGGCATGGACAATGGGGCTAAATCAGTCGGTTCAAGGAGTGGATAAAAATCTCTCTCTTATAAACACCCATCTTTTGGGCGGCAAAATATTTAAAGAGGGAAACGGACCATTGAGTCTTACGGGTCAGCCAAATGCGATGGGCGGCAGAGAGGTCGGAGGTCTTGCAACTATGCTTGGCGTGCATCTTGGTTTTGACGATGAGAGCGTAAAAAAAGTATCGGAGTTCTGGAACACTAACAACATAAGCAACAAAGCGGGGCTATGTGCAACGCAGATGTTAGAGGCAGAGATTGAAGTTTTGATTATTTGCCATACCGAT encodes:
- a CDS encoding nitrate/nitrite transporter, producing MAGFSALRGQGHWPTLLAAFLYFDFSFMVWTMLGPLSSEIAEALAVGGFIISESQKATLLSIPVLAGAILRIVLGFGVDKFGAKKTALASQLLVISVLFYAYFKGASITYEELLAVAVGLGFAGASFAVALPQAGQWYPPKLQGTVLGIAGAGNIGVVIDFLFAPKIAEIWGWEAVFLVGAVLSTIIFVAYIFMAKDAPAEVYTPRPKKLRDYGKLLQDRDTWWFNLFYAVSFGGFVGFAGYMKVYLMNTYQTDMSAFGVDILNESNVKVIAGYFGALCIFAGAILRPVGGAIADRFGGVKSLYLFFGLVLALSLLNAFIALPFGFAILVLFLIMANLGMANGAVFQLVPQRFGKDIGIMTGLIGAGGGLGGTLLINTLGWSKEAFSGYGAGFLIFGGVVMIALVGISLVKTRWRTTWGLNAGGRI
- a CDS encoding molybdopterin-dependent oxidoreductase, whose protein sequence is MIKSVCGYCGVGCGVEYGSGKLSGNASYPVNKGNLCLKGASQLSSMGLSSRLTTPLLRKNINDEFKLSSYKECISAIAQKIKQTPKEKVAFYLSGQLLTEDYYIANKLGKGFIGTNSVDTNSRTCMSSAVVGYKKSIGADFVPLRMDDIFKANLLILAGANTAESHVIFHNKIKKAKKEGLKVVVADPRFTDTAKSADMYLPIKAGGDIDFFNLISKRLIEEELYDKEFVQNHINGFEALKNGLNSLKSEEMLKGCGLTYEQFEEFFLLYKESQNIITAWTMGLNQSVQGVDKNLSLINTHLLGGKIFKEGNGPLSLTGQPNAMGGREVGGLATMLGVHLGFDDESVKKVSEFWNTNNISNKAGLCATQMLEAEIEVLIICHTDPVYHLPNRNKTEALIQKIPMVVEINAYENSESAKFAHIRLPATPWGEKEGTQTNLDRTITKQCKIGKTFKNIKADWEIFMLLAQELGYKKEFDYKSPKEIFEEYQQMTKLNGYMDISDASYDELSHKPFVWGEKIKNFLTPAKRGNLFFVQNRSLSEKTTPDYPFLLLTGRTRDQWHSGTKSAQVASLLKYKELSFCEINPDDAKNLGIEAGDEVRISSLRGTLVTKASLTQSVAKGALFIPISNRDVNYLTNDLLDSESFQPDYNHSAVKVERLCKN